The sequence below is a genomic window from Sorangiineae bacterium MSr12523.
CCGCTTCGTTCACGCGAAGCGAACGGCCGTCGACGTTCATGCCGTTGCAGGTTTTGATGGCCTTGTCGGCTTCTGCGGCCGAACCCATGGTAACGAAGCCAAACCCGCGTGACTGCCCGGTCACTCGATCCGTAACGATGTGGACGTCGGTCACTTCTCCCACGCGTGCGAAGACCTCACGCACGGACTCGGTGGTGGAGTGGAATGACAGATTTCCAACGTAGAGACGATTCCCCATGATCCTTCTTCTCGCTTACGGCTCGCAAACACTGCGCAA
It includes:
- a CDS encoding RNA-binding protein yields the protein MGNRLYVGNLSFHSTTESVREVFARVGEVTDVHIVTDRVTGQSRGFGFVTMGSAAEADKAIKTCNGMNVDGRSLRVNEAEERPARGGGGGGGGGGGYGGGGGGGGRGDRGDRGGRNGGGGSDRRNRW